Genomic DNA from Candidatus Nitronereus thalassa:
GCCCCTCGGACTCCGCTCGAATCGCCAAACCGTGGGGTTTCCAAACGAGTATCCACACGATCGGAAAAGACCCAAGCCCCCCACAAGGTCGGAACGGTATGATACCAACGATCAATATTCGACATTCCTCCCCCCAACACAATCACCTCTGGATCAAAGATATTGATAACACTCGCCAAACCTCGCGCCAGCCGGTGTTCGTATCGCTCCAAGGTCTTCAGGCATTCAAAGTCATGCCCCAGCGCACGTGAATAGATTTCTTGAGGTGTCACATGCTCTCCTGTTCGCTGAAAATGATCGTTGATCATCCCCGGCCCAGACAGGAAGGTTTCTAGGCACCCGCGCAAACCACAGTAACACTCAGGCCCTGGGCGTTCATCATCTTTAGGCCAAGGGAGCGGGTTATGCCCCCATTCCCCAGCAATGGCATTCGGACCAACAATGGGCCGGCCTTCCCAACACAATCCCCCACCAACCCCTGTGCCCAAAATCACCCCAAAGACGGATCGGGCTCCCTGAGCCGCCCCATCAGTCGACTCAGATACCACAAAACAATCCGCATCATTGGCTGCTTTAATCGTGCGATTCAGGCATCGCGCTAAATCGTGTTGAAAAGGGTGTCCTGTGAGCCATGTGGAATTGGCATTT
This window encodes:
- a CDS encoding ROK family protein yields the protein MRIGVDVGGTKIEAILLDSTGEELARRRRDSPQGNYEATLVLIDELVEELERDFGVTATVGVGIPGTISPATGLVKNANSTWLTGHPFQHDLARCLNRTIKAANDADCFVVSESTDGAAQGARSVFGVILGTGVGGGLCWEGRPIVGPNAIAGEWGHNPLPWPKDDERPGPECYCGLRGCLETFLSGPGMINDHFQRTGEHVTPQEIYSRALGHDFECLKTLERYEHRLARGLASVINIFDPEVIVLGGGMSNIDRWYHTVPTLWGAWVFSDRVDTRLETPRFGDSSGVRGAAWLWPLE